The region CACGGTCTCTTCCTCACCGGGATGATCGCCAGGTTGGCCAGAACTTGCCGGCGTATCGGCATGAGTAATGCGAGAGAACTAAACCCGTTGTTTATGACAGAGACGGCGAAACCTGCCGGCCAGCATATCATTGACAGGTATCTAAGTGTATTAGAACCACTTGGTATAACTCCTACACAGCGTAAAATGACCCTTGTCGTGCCGGCGGAAGCGCAACAGTTTGCCGGGGACTTTCTAAGAAATAAGGGCGTTTTTCCTAATGAAAGGGTTGCCGTACTAGTACCAGGAACGACTTGGCCGGCCAAAAACTGGCCTCCTGAATTCTTCGCGGCAACGGCAAAACTTCTGGCCAAAGATTTTAAAATAGTTTTATGCGGTGGCCGGGCTGAAGCCGATTTGGGGCGGGAAACCCAAGCCAGAGCGGGTGTACCGGTGGTAAACGCCATTGGCCGAACTGGTTTACTCGAGTTGGCCGGCATCATCGAACAGGCTTCGGTGGTGGTGGCCGGTGATACGGGGCCGCTGCATATGGCTGCTGCACTTGGTGTCCCGACAGTAGCGATATTCGGGCCGACCAATCCGGCAACATATGCGCCGCCAGGGAAACAAAACTCCGTTCTGGTTAACCGGTTCTCCTGCTCTTTCTGCCATAAATACCGGTGTCCGACGGGTAAAGCAGAGTGCATGAGCAGCGTGTTGCCGGAACAGGTAGTCGAGCAAGTTTATAATGTTGCCCGGCAAAAATATCTAAAAACATATTGTCTGGTTCATAATTTACCAGGTAGGGGTAAATAAAAGTAGCTTCCGGCTATAATTAATACTTTGCCGTTGACTTACAACATTCTGTAACCTGCAAAGATTACAGAGTGTTGTAATTTTTATTTTAAAAGTTGGTTTTTTGTGGTAGACAATAAAAGTACTATGCAATATAATTAAAATTGTATTTAAAATGCCGGTTTAATAGTAATAACGTTAGCTAAGGGAGGTGATTGATTGAAGGTAGAAATATCTACGGAAAAGCCTACTGTTAATAAAATAATTGAGGCGGCAATTCCTTTATTTGCTGCAAAAGGCGTGGCCGGTGTTTCGGTAAAAGAACTGGCAGATGCGGCTTGTGTGAATATTGCACTGATTTCCTATTATTTCGGCGGCAAGGAAAATCTATATGCTTACATATTAGAAAGTCAGTTGGCTATTTTGGGAGACGCTCTTGATACCATCAGTAAGGAAGAAGTTTCGCCGATTATGAAAATCCGGCGTCTTGCCGACACCTTTGTTTTGATACATAAAAAAAATCCTCATATAGATCGTCTACTCTATAGCGAGGTAATCAACCCGACTAAGTATTTTGATAATATTGTGAAAAAAGCAATTTTACAACTGCACCGCTTCTTGCGGGACTGTATAAGTGATGCGGTGGCGGTGGGGGAATTCAGGGCTGATATTGAGCCGGATTTTGCCGCTATTTCGCTTATAAGAATATTGCATTTGTCTTGCATTGGTCAGCATATTTCTAAAGATCTCTTGCCGGATAGAGATAACCTGGAAGAGCATTATGTAGCGCAGGCAGTTGAAATCTATTTAAAAGGAGTAGCGAAATGAGGAAATTGTGTTATTTCATCCTAATTACGGTATTTGCTGCAGTGTTGACGGCTGGCTGCGGCAGTCGGCAAGCAGCCCAGCAAGGCCCGCAAGCCGTGGAAGTCAAGGCTATGCAGGTCATTAAGCGCGATACCCCTGTTACTTACGAGTTTGTTGGCCAGGTCCAGGCCAAAAATGAAGTGCAGATCCGGGCCAAAGTATCTGGCAATATTGTGGCCAAAATGGTGACCGGCGGGGCTACTGTGAGCGAGGGTCAGCCATTATTCCAGATCGACCGTCGCCAGTACGAAGCGGCGTTACTTACCGCCAAAGCGCAGTTGGCCCAGTCTGAAGCAGTACTGAGCAACTCGCGTCTTGATAGCATCAGGTATAAAAAACTTGCTGATCAGCAGGCAATTGCCCGGCAAAGTCTTGATACCCAACTGGCACTTGAGCAGCAAAACGCTGCTGCTGTAGCTGCCAATCAGGCCAAAGTGCAGCAGGCGGAAAATGACTTGCAAGACACACTGATAGTAGCGCCGTTCAGCGGCCGCATTGATGTCAATGAATTAAGTATTGGCGGTTTTGTTCAGGCCGGGTCAACAGTACTGGCTACGATATCTTCCGTTGACCCCGTATTTGTCCAATTCAGCATGAGTGAGAACGAATATTTGAAGTTTACCCGGCTTGGCGCCACACCGGATGACTGGGGAAAAAATCTGAAACTTGTGCTAAGTGACGGAACAGAGTACCCGCTGACCGGTAAGGTTGAACAGGTAGATCGCGGACTGGCGCAAAATACCGGGACGTTGACTTTAAAAGCCGCCTTTGACAACCCGCAAAAAATTCTTGTCCCCGGCATGTTTGCCCGGGTGGTGGCGCAAGGGGAAATGCGTCAGGGTGCCCTGCTGATTCCCCAAAGGGCGGTGCAACAGATTTTGGATAAAAATTTTGTTACGGTAGTGGCTGAGGGGGACAAGGCTGAAACACGTCCGGTCAAACTTGGCACCAGGATCGGTAATCTTTGGCTGGTGGAAGAAGGCCTGACCGAAAATGACCGCATTGTTGTCGAGGGGGCTTTGAAGCTTCAGCCGGGAACGCATTTGAAGGTAGTAATGATTGGACCAGATGATTTGCAGACGCAGGCTAAGCAATAGGAGGTGTCCTGGTGGCTAAGTTTTTCATTGACAGACCTGTTTTTGCGATTGTTTTATCGATAATTATAACTGCGGTGGGCCTAATTTCTGCTTTTAATTTGCCAATAGCCCAGTATCCCCAGATTACGCCGCCGCAAATCATGGTTATGACCAATTACCGGGGGGCAAACGCCGAAGTAGTTGAGCAGTCCGTTGCCCAAGTTGTTGAACAGCAGGTTAACGGGGTTGAAAATATGGTAGCAATGCAATCTACCAGTTCTGATTCGGGAGCATACTCGGTAAATGTCAAATTCGAGTTAGGTAAAGATCCCGACATAGCCGCAGTACAAACCCAAAACCGGGTGGCGCAAGCTAATCCTTCTTTACCATCAGAAGTACAGCAGGCAGGAATGACTATCCGTAAATCAGCTGCCGACATGGCTTTAATTGTTGCCTTATGGTCACCTAACGGCACGTATGACAGAACCTTTTTGAAAAACTATGGCAGTATTTATATTGTCGAGGATCTGAAACGCGTTAAGGGTGTAGGTAATATTATGGAATTCGGTGCCGATTACGGTATGCGTATTTGGTTGCAGCCGGATAAAATGGCACAGCTGGGTATTACCACCGGTGATATTTATAATGCGATAAATACACAGAATATCCAGGCGCCGGCCGGAACAATCGGTCAACAGCCTGCACCGGCCGAGCAGGAATTCCAGTATACTGCCCGGGTTAGCGGCCGTCTGTTGGAACCTGGGCAGTTTGAAAATATTATCATTCGTTCCCAGCCGGACGGTTCGTTTATCCGCATAAAAGATGTAGCTAGGGTGGAACTTGGCAGCAGGGAGTACACCTATACTTCGGCTCTCAATGGTCATCAAGCGGTTGGCTTTGCCATTCAGTTAAGCAGTGATGCCAATGCACTGGAAACCATAAGCAATGTCCAAAAGGTCATCGACGAGGCGGCCAAGCGTTTTCCGCCAGATATGGAGTATAAGACCATGGTCGACAATACCAAGTTTGTGCGGGAATCGATAAAGGAAGTGGTCAAATCGTTTGCCGAAGCGCTGGCTTTGGTGGTGCTGGTAGTGTTCCTGTTTTTGCAGAACTGGCGCGCAACCTTGATACCGGTACTGGCTATTCCGGTATCTCTTATCGGCACATTCGGCGCATTTTTGGCCTTGGGTTTTTCCATTAACACCCTGACGTTATTTGCTATGGTGCTGGTCATCGGCCTGGTGGTCGACGATGCCATTGTTGTTATTGAGGCAGTAGAACATCACATGCGGTATAACGGGCTTACGCCCTTGGATGCCACCAAACGTGCCATGAGTGAGGTATCCGGGCCGGTTATTGCCATTGCCTTTGTGTTAGCCTCAGTATTTCTTCCCGTGGCATTCTTTGGCGGCACAATGGGTGTTCTTTACAAACAGTTCGCGTTAACGGTCGCTGTATCGGTCGGTCTGTCAGCCGTTGTGGCCTTGTCGCTTACGCCGGCTCTTTGCCGCCTGCTGCTCAAACCCTATAATCCGGACGCGCACAGTGGTTGGCTCGGCCGGTTCTTTGAAAACTTTAATATCTGGTTTGAAAAAATGGTAGAAAGCTATGGCGGTAAGGTGGGAAAACTTATCCTGAGATCCAGAATGTGCCTTGTCTTGCTGGCTGTTGTCGTCATTTTGGCCGGTGCATTGTACCGGGTTGTGCCTTCGGCCTATGTTCCATCCGAAGACCAGGGCTATTTTATTACCGCTGTTAACTTGCCGGAAGCAGCCAGCATGAACCGTACCATCAGCGTGACCAACAAAATTGCCGATGCGATACGGTCCCAACCTGGTGTGGATAATACCATGACCATAGTGGGGTATGACATGTTGGGCGGCGGCGGCAACAAACCTAACACTGCGATAATATTTACCAGTTTAAAACCATGGTCGGAGCGGGAAACGCCTGCGTTACATGTAAAGCAGCAAATTATGAATGCGATGATGTATAGCACTCATGTCCCTGAAGCGACGATGATTTCACTTAATCCACCCGCTTTGCCCGGTCTAGGCGTGGCCGGCGGCACTACCATGATGCTGCAGGACCGGAGCGGCAAGTCGATTGAAGCTCTGGACGACGTTGCTAAGCAGTTTATGGCGGCCGCACGCAAGCGCCCGGAAATTGGGATGGTCTATACCACCTTCCGGTCAGATACCCCTGGCTACCGGTTTGAAGTAGACCGGGAAAAAGCCGAAAAGCTGGGCATTCCGGTCAATGATGTATTTACTGCGTTACAGACTTTCCTGGGTGGTCTGCAGGTGAATGACTTTAACCAATTTGGCCGTACCTACAAAGTAGTTTTGCAGGCAGAACCCCAATTCAGAAATGATGTTGAGGCTACCCGTTTCTTTTTTGTGCGCAGTTCTGCCGGAACCATGGTGCCGCTTAATACACTCGTGAAGCCGGTACCGATAAACAGTCCGGCGACAATCACAAGGTTTAACGGGGCCCGGGCGATTCTAATCAACGGCGCTCCGGCGCCAGGGTACAGTTCCGGGCAGGCGATGGCCGCTCTGGAAGAAGTTGCCGCCCAGGTATTGCCGACAGGGTATAGTTATGAATGGACCGACCAGAGCCGGGAGGAAAAAATTTCCGGCGGCAGGGCACCCATTGTATTCGGACTGTCATTAATGTTTGTGTTTTTATGTTTAGCAGCATTGTACGAAAGCTGGAGTATTCCCTTTGCCGTACTGCTGTGTGTGCCTACAGGCGTGTTTGGCGCGTTCTTGTCCCAGTATGCACGCAATTTGGAGAATAGCGTGTATATGCAGATTGGCTTGGTTATGCTGATTGGCTTAGCGGCTAAAAACGCCATTTTAATTGTTGAGTTTGCCAAAATCAGGGTGGATAGAGGAATGGATGCGGTGCAGGCTGCCGTGGAAGCGGCCAAACTCCGGCTGCGGCCTATTATTATGACATCACTGGCATTCATCATCGGTTGTATACCGCTGGCAATTGCCACCGGTGCCGGTGCCGGCGCCAGAAACGCCATGGGAACGGCCGTAGTCGGCGGTATGCTCATGGCCACTTCAATGGGGATATTCCTAATCCCAGTACTCTATGTGGTTGTTGTGCGCATAACCAATAGAATCCGGAATTACCGGCAAGGTGTAAAGAAGTCCGTATCCGCCCCCGTGTCAGATTGAATGATAACGAAAACGGGATATTCGAGCCAATTTTTGGCTTCAAATATCCCGTGTGTCTATAATCTGGAACTTGGTGTTAACAACACTATCTTTTTACATTATTATCTCTGCATATTATCTCTGTTTTTGAATTTATTCCATAGATAGCGTCCGGCCATGAATACGCCAGCCAGCAGTATAATGTTGAACAACATACCCATTATACTAGCAAACATGCCTGTGTTGCCGAACCCGAACAGGCCGCCGAGCATGCTGCCTAACAGCATGCCGCCGCCGAACAGGCCGAAGTTACGCAAAAAGCCACCGGTATTTGGTTGTTGAACAGTCTGCTGGTTGGCTGGCTTAGCTGCGGCAGCAGGCGCTTTTTCACTGTAGCTGGAAGCCGGAGCCGAAGGCTTGTATTCGCTGGAAGTGCCCTTCGACGGAGCGGTCTGGGTTGTAGGAGGCTTAGAAACAGGAGATGACATTTTGGGCTTGGAGCCGCTTACAGCGGCAAAACTTACAGTGTTGAAAGCAAACATGAACACAAAAGTAAGTAACAAAAGTTTCTTCATATTATTCCTCCTTATAGGTTTTTACGTCTTCTGGGAAGGTGTATATTTCAGCTAAGTTTGGCAGTTCTCCAGATAAATAGCGGTCAATATCATGGACGTCGATATAGAATGTGCATGATACTTCGAGATAACCTTGTTCTTTGGCCTGGCTGAGATCCCTGATGGCCATCAGGCGTTCCCGGAGTTCAAGGCAATCCTCATGTGATGCTGTTACATTGAGAGTTGCGAGTGGAATGCCATATTCTCGCAGAACATCTTGCAAGCTCAGTCTTTCTGACATTATCATCACCACTTTAGTAGATTTTGTCCTCTTATCAGAGGCTTCGACATCATCAATGTAATATGAAAGTAAAAAAAAGTCAAGATAATTGATTTACGTATGCGAATTTCTATTTTGGGGAAAGTATGGTAAAATGATTTACAAGATAATGAGGGAGACGGTATATGAATGAAATTAACCTGCAAGCCGTCTTGGCTGCCAAAGAACGCCTTGCTGCCCTTCAAGCCGAGCTCAGACAAAGTCACCAGCTGCCAGTAGTCAGTTTTACCATCAACATTCCCGGCTCAGTCAAAGACAGCCCTGTTATACGCAATCTCCTGCGGACTGCCGTGGATAAGTTCAGGGCTGCCGCCAGTGATAGCAATTTTGATATTACCGAGGAACGGTTTATTTATACCAAGGCAGGTCCAGCTGCTGTTGCGGCGGTTGATGGTGAACCGGACAAGCTAAAGCAGGTTGGAATCGAAATTGAAGAGTCGGGTTTTTATGCCCGGCTGTTTGATATTGATGTATTTGATGCCGAAGGGCGCCAAATCTCTCGTCAAAATATAGGCTACTCTGAACGTACCTGCTTTTTGTGTGATGGGCTGCCGGTGGTATGCCGGCGCTCAGATAAGCATAACAGTGATGAACTAAGACTTAATGTTGAACAGCGGCAGGTTGCCTTTGCCGCGACAGCTACTAATCCCTGGCCGGAAACCGTATGGCGTATTGGTTCTTGGGCCATTGAGGCCATGCTTATGGAAGCAGCGTGTACACCGGCTCCCGGTTTGGTGGACAGAGATAACTCAGGCGCCCACAAAGATATGGACTTTTTTACCTTTCTTATCAGCAGCAGTGCGCTTGCCGGCAGTATGTTCCGGTGTGCTGCTGCCGGTCACAATCATCAGGGTTTGTCTATAGATTTGCTGCCGGTACTTCGTTATATTGGCCGGGACGGTGAAAAAAAAATGTTGGAGGCGACAAGCGGAGTCAACACTCAGAAAGGTTTGCTGTTTTTGCTGGGTGTCCTTACGGCAGCAGCAGCTTATACGGTGCGCCGACTATCTGCGGTAAGCGCCGTAGACATATTGGATGCAGCCGCCGCCATATGCCAGGGGATTGTAGCGCGGGAACTTGAGCCCTTAGCTGCTAGTTATCCCCCGAGAAAATTAACGGCCGGGGAAAAGTTGTATTTGAAATATGGCGTAACTGGCATACGCGGCGAAGTTGAAGCAGGCATGCCAAGCATTAGGGAGCATGGTCTGCCGGTATACCAGGACGCGCTTCGACAAGGACTATCCCTTAATGATGCTCTAGTGCATACACTCATGAGCTTGATGACCGTTGTTCAAGACACCACAGTGCTAAACCGCCATGGCCTGGATGTTTTGCTTGATGTGCAGCGTCAAGCAAAGCGGATCATGGACCTCGGCGGCATGATGACAGCGTCCGGGCAGGCGCAGATTCTTGCGCTGGATGAATTGTTTATATCCCGCAATATCAGTCCTGGCGGAGTTGCCGATTTATTAGCCGCTACATATTTTTTGCACTTAGTTGAAAGTAACTACAAAATAACTCAGTATGGGGGAGGACCTGATTATGATGAGTGACCAACGCGTAAAAATTGTGGAAACAGTATTACGGGACGGACATCAGTCGCTTGCCGCCACACGTATGCGGATTACCGACATGATTCCGGTACTGGAACAACTTGATGAAGTTGGCTTTTATGCTCTGGAAGCCTGGGGCGGCGCAACCTTTGACAGTTGCCTGCGCTTTTTGGGGGAAGACCCTTGGGAGCGTCTGCGGACACTGAAAAAATATCTTAAGAAAACCCCCATCCAAATGCTCTTGCGAGGCCAGAATATCCTTGGCTACAATCATTATGCCGATGATGTTGTGCGGGAGTTTGTTAACCGGGCTGTTGATAATGGCGTAGGCATTATCCGGATTTTTGATGCTTTAAATGACGTTCGAAATGTTGAGGTGGCCATGCGGGCGGCTAAAGCTGCCGGAGCACATGTGCAAGGTGCTTTTGTATATACGATCAGCCCGTATCACAACCAGGAAAGCTTCCTGAAGGTAGCCAGAGAATTGGTTGAGCTTGGCGCTGATTCCATCTGCATTAAGGATATGTCGGGCTTGTTAGCGCCGTATGTAACTTATGACCTGGTTAAAGCGCTCAAAGCCGATATTAATATACCGATTCACCTCCATTCCCATTATACCAGCGGTATGGCTTCAATGACTTACCTCAAAGCCATCGAAGCCGGAGTAGACATTATTGACTGCGCGCTGTCGCCGTTTGCTTTGGGTACTTCACAGCCGGCCACCGAAGCTATTGTTGCCGCTCTTGAAGGTACCGAACGCGACACCGGTATTAAGAAAGAACAACTTTACCCTATTGCCGATCATTTCCGCACTGTTAAAAAAGAATTGGCTGAGACCTTCAAGCTCAATACAGCTATTGATATTGATACCAAAGTTCTGTCCTTCCAGATTCCTGGCGGTATGCTGTCCAATCTGTTGAACCAGATGAAAGAGCAAGGCATGGCTGATAAATATCCTGAACTTTTGGAAGAAATGCCTCGCGTACGGGCTGAACTCGGCTATCCGCCGCTTGTTACCCCCACCAGCCAGATGACCGGCTCAATGGCAGCCTTTAACGTTATGCTGGGCCGCTATAAAATAATCCCCCGGGAAATTAAAGACCTGGTGCGTGGTAAATATGGCCGGACGCCGGCTCCCATTGACCCTGAGTTTAGAAAAATGATTGTGGGCAACGAGCCGGTGATTACTCATCGTCCGGCTGATGATATCGCTCCGCAAATGGAAAATTTGCGTAAGGAACTGGCTGAAAAGGGCTATCCCAATGCTTCGACTGAAGATGTTTTATCCTATGCCCTGTTCCCGGAAGTAGCATTAAACTTTTTCAGCAAGCATCGTTAAGGTCGAGCCATGAGGGGGAAATGCTGTGCCACATACCAAAAATGCTACGGTGGTAAGCGTCCGGAAGTATATAACGATATTTATTGGTTCTGTTCTTGCGGCGATAGGACTTGAAATTTTTCTTGTACCTAACCAAATTATTGATGGCGGCATTGTCGGCATTGCCATTATGTCCAGCCATCTTAGCGGCATTGACTTTGGCGTGTTGCTGTTTCTATTAAACCTGCCGTTTCTATATATCGGCTACAAACAAATTGGTAAGACATTTGCCTTGTCAACATTATTCGCCATAATCTCTTTGTCATGCTGGATTCGTGTGTTTCATCCTATTCCTGAATTGACGAACGATTTATTTTTGGCCGCCGTTTTTGGCGGTATCATTCTGGGAATCGGTGTGGGGTTGATTATCAGGAGCGGTGGTTCACTTGACGGCACTGAAATTATGGCCATACTTTTAGATAAACGAACAGGCTTTTCTGTCGGCGAAATCATTATGTTTTTTAACCTGTTTATCTTGAGCAGTGCCGGATTGGTATTTAGTTGGGAAAAGGCTATGTACTCACTGGTAGCATACTTTGTCGCCTTTAAAGTAATTGATGTTACAATTGAAGGCTTGGATGAATCAAAAGGCGTTATGATTGTGACCGACAACCCGGACGAGATAGCTGAAGCGCTTATGGCCCGCTTAGGGCGGGGTGTGACAGTACTTCACGGCGCCGGCGGTTATACCGGAGAACCAAAAAAAGTGCTGTATTCAGTTATAACCCGTCTGGAAATTGCCAAGCTGAAATCGATAATTTACGAAAAAGATGAAACTGCCTTTGTTACTATTCACGAAGTCCACGACGTGCTAGGCGGCAGAGTCAAGAAGAAAGCGATACACTGAATAAAATTTAAGGCCGGTTGTCATAAATGACAGCTCGGCCTTTAAACCTACTAACCCATATTCATTTCGCCTGGACCGCCTTGCGTCCATATAGTAACCAAAACTTGCCCGTTTTCCCGGAATCCCCGGAGAAGTTCACAATGCCGCAAAATGGCAAAGTTTTTATCAAGCTGCAGCCTGGATAAATTAAACTGCTTCATAATTTGGTCATGAGTAACCGGGCCTTCAGTTTTGACATAATTATAAATGTCTTTCTGTAATTCAGTCAGGCCGTCAGTACCTTCC is a window of Sporomusaceae bacterium ACPt DNA encoding:
- the rfaC gene encoding Lipopolysaccharide heptosyltransferase 1; this translates as MDKEILIIRLSSVGDVMHCTPVAGSLKAAWPECKITWLVGEVCADLIKYNPNVDESIVWSRERFEKHLRACEFREALTMWRSLKEVLAARSFYAVLDIHGLFLTGMIARLARTCRRIGMSNARELNPLFMTETAKPAGQHIIDRYLSVLEPLGITPTQRKMTLVVPAEAQQFAGDFLRNKGVFPNERVAVLVPGTTWPAKNWPPEFFAATAKLLAKDFKIVLCGGRAEADLGRETQARAGVPVVNAIGRTGLLELAGIIEQASVVVAGDTGPLHMAAALGVPTVAIFGPTNPATYAPPGKQNSVLVNRFSCSFCHKYRCPTGKAECMSSVLPEQVVEQVYNVARQKYLKTYCLVHNLPGRGK
- the acrA gene encoding Multidrug efflux pump subunit AcrA, producing the protein MRKLCYFILITVFAAVLTAGCGSRQAAQQGPQAVEVKAMQVIKRDTPVTYEFVGQVQAKNEVQIRAKVSGNIVAKMVTGGATVSEGQPLFQIDRRQYEAALLTAKAQLAQSEAVLSNSRLDSIRYKKLADQQAIARQSLDTQLALEQQNAAAVAANQAKVQQAENDLQDTLIVAPFSGRIDVNELSIGGFVQAGSTVLATISSVDPVFVQFSMSENEYLKFTRLGATPDDWGKNLKLVLSDGTEYPLTGKVEQVDRGLAQNTGTLTLKAAFDNPQKILVPGMFARVVAQGEMRQGALLIPQRAVQQILDKNFVTVVAEGDKAETRPVKLGTRIGNLWLVEEGLTENDRIVVEGALKLQPGTHLKVVMIGPDDLQTQAKQ
- the bepE gene encoding Efflux pump membrane transporter BepE, which gives rise to MAKFFIDRPVFAIVLSIIITAVGLISAFNLPIAQYPQITPPQIMVMTNYRGANAEVVEQSVAQVVEQQVNGVENMVAMQSTSSDSGAYSVNVKFELGKDPDIAAVQTQNRVAQANPSLPSEVQQAGMTIRKSAADMALIVALWSPNGTYDRTFLKNYGSIYIVEDLKRVKGVGNIMEFGADYGMRIWLQPDKMAQLGITTGDIYNAINTQNIQAPAGTIGQQPAPAEQEFQYTARVSGRLLEPGQFENIIIRSQPDGSFIRIKDVARVELGSREYTYTSALNGHQAVGFAIQLSSDANALETISNVQKVIDEAAKRFPPDMEYKTMVDNTKFVRESIKEVVKSFAEALALVVLVVFLFLQNWRATLIPVLAIPVSLIGTFGAFLALGFSINTLTLFAMVLVIGLVVDDAIVVIEAVEHHMRYNGLTPLDATKRAMSEVSGPVIAIAFVLASVFLPVAFFGGTMGVLYKQFALTVAVSVGLSAVVALSLTPALCRLLLKPYNPDAHSGWLGRFFENFNIWFEKMVESYGGKVGKLILRSRMCLVLLAVVVILAGALYRVVPSAYVPSEDQGYFITAVNLPEAASMNRTISVTNKIADAIRSQPGVDNTMTIVGYDMLGGGGNKPNTAIIFTSLKPWSERETPALHVKQQIMNAMMYSTHVPEATMISLNPPALPGLGVAGGTTMMLQDRSGKSIEALDDVAKQFMAAARKRPEIGMVYTTFRSDTPGYRFEVDREKAEKLGIPVNDVFTALQTFLGGLQVNDFNQFGRTYKVVLQAEPQFRNDVEATRFFFVRSSAGTMVPLNTLVKPVPINSPATITRFNGARAILINGAPAPGYSSGQAMAALEEVAAQVLPTGYSYEWTDQSREEKISGGRAPIVFGLSLMFVFLCLAALYESWSIPFAVLLCVPTGVFGAFLSQYARNLENSVYMQIGLVMLIGLAAKNAILIVEFAKIRVDRGMDAVQAAVEAAKLRLRPIIMTSLAFIIGCIPLAIATGAGAGARNAMGTAVVGGMLMATSMGIFLIPVLYVVVVRITNRIRNYRQGVKKSVSAPVSD
- the citG gene encoding 2-(5''-triphosphoribosyl)-3'-dephosphocoenzyme-A synthase, which encodes MNEINLQAVLAAKERLAALQAELRQSHQLPVVSFTINIPGSVKDSPVIRNLLRTAVDKFRAAASDSNFDITEERFIYTKAGPAAVAAVDGEPDKLKQVGIEIEESGFYARLFDIDVFDAEGRQISRQNIGYSERTCFLCDGLPVVCRRSDKHNSDELRLNVEQRQVAFAATATNPWPETVWRIGSWAIEAMLMEAACTPAPGLVDRDNSGAHKDMDFFTFLISSSALAGSMFRCAAAGHNHQGLSIDLLPVLRYIGRDGEKKMLEATSGVNTQKGLLFLLGVLTAAAAYTVRRLSAVSAVDILDAAAAICQGIVARELEPLAASYPPRKLTAGEKLYLKYGVTGIRGEVEAGMPSIREHGLPVYQDALRQGLSLNDALVHTLMSLMTVVQDTTVLNRHGLDVLLDVQRQAKRIMDLGGMMTASGQAQILALDELFISRNISPGGVADLLAATYFLHLVESNYKITQYGGGPDYDE
- the oadA gene encoding Oxaloacetate decarboxylase alpha chain; translated protein: MMSDQRVKIVETVLRDGHQSLAATRMRITDMIPVLEQLDEVGFYALEAWGGATFDSCLRFLGEDPWERLRTLKKYLKKTPIQMLLRGQNILGYNHYADDVVREFVNRAVDNGVGIIRIFDALNDVRNVEVAMRAAKAAGAHVQGAFVYTISPYHNQESFLKVARELVELGADSICIKDMSGLLAPYVTYDLVKALKADINIPIHLHSHYTSGMASMTYLKAIEAGVDIIDCALSPFALGTSQPATEAIVAALEGTERDTGIKKEQLYPIADHFRTVKKELAETFKLNTAIDIDTKVLSFQIPGGMLSNLLNQMKEQGMADKYPELLEEMPRVRAELGYPPLVTPTSQMTGSMAAFNVMLGRYKIIPREIKDLVRGKYGRTPAPIDPEFRKMIVGNEPVITHRPADDIAPQMENLRKELAEKGYPNASTEDVLSYALFPEVALNFFSKHR